One Candidatus Eremiobacteraceae bacterium genomic region harbors:
- a CDS encoding 3D domain-containing protein — MNYAAKHLAPALRAARRPASQIGGIIAVFFIACSISRSDAKIQTSPLPIFDPSRIVGTWYSSTNADPATSNAAREAIAAGRTSAVVASAQSMLTTTKIDDSDTRVPESVSKLHVETKIHSRRIYFDADPTVRYSPHLAPGEREMLRSGARGVAWVTERVTVWDDVVVNRQVVSREVVHGPTPGVVLVGTPKTLAQLRQAMPNVALGTAITMIATAYTADTATAAPTGYTATGILAQEGVVAVDPRVIPLGTKLFVPGYGIALAADTGGAIVGNRIDLCMDSYSRAMEFGRRPVQVYILKR; from the coding sequence TTGAACTATGCCGCGAAGCATCTCGCACCGGCGCTACGCGCCGCGCGACGGCCGGCATCGCAGATCGGCGGCATCATCGCCGTCTTTTTCATCGCCTGTTCGATCTCGCGCTCCGACGCGAAGATCCAGACGTCACCGCTGCCGATCTTCGATCCGTCGCGCATCGTCGGCACGTGGTATTCATCGACGAACGCTGATCCCGCGACGTCGAACGCTGCGCGTGAAGCGATCGCCGCCGGGCGCACGAGCGCCGTCGTCGCATCGGCACAGTCGATGCTCACGACGACGAAGATCGACGATTCCGATACGCGCGTGCCCGAAAGCGTCTCGAAGCTGCACGTCGAGACGAAGATCCACTCGCGCCGCATCTACTTCGACGCGGATCCAACGGTCCGATATTCGCCGCACCTCGCACCCGGCGAACGCGAGATGCTGCGCTCAGGCGCGCGCGGCGTCGCATGGGTGACGGAACGCGTGACCGTCTGGGATGACGTCGTCGTCAATCGCCAGGTCGTGTCGCGAGAGGTCGTGCATGGGCCGACGCCCGGCGTCGTGCTCGTCGGCACGCCGAAGACCCTCGCGCAGCTGCGTCAGGCGATGCCGAACGTCGCGTTAGGAACGGCGATCACGATGATCGCGACGGCATACACCGCCGATACCGCAACCGCCGCACCGACCGGCTACACCGCGACGGGCATCCTCGCGCAGGAAGGCGTCGTCGCCGTCGATCCGCGTGTCATCCCGCTCGGCACGAAGCTCTTCGTGCCCGGCTACGGCATCGCGCTCGCGGCCGACACCGGCGGTGCGATCGTCGGCAACCGTATCGACCTGTGCATGGACTCGTACTCGCGTGCCATGGAGTTCGGTCGCCGGCCGGTCCAGGTCTACATCCTCAAGCGGTAG
- the rsmA gene encoding 16S rRNA (adenine(1518)-N(6)/adenine(1519)-N(6))-dimethyltransferase RsmA, which translates to MTDDGASFGSPKQLLAAHGLHVRKRLGQNFLVDPRFAARVADALPADAFVIEIGAGTGSLTAALAQRARRVATIEIDRGLAAIVRERFAGVGNVRLVEDDALEFDFAGALRPENPPRAVCGNLPYYITTPLIEKILDTVDSWESAVLMVQREYARRLTAVPGTPDYSSLTVFVGYHCSVEKIFDVGAAGFYPAPTVSSAVVRLTPRADRAAGLDDERVLLKTIRAAFSQRRKTLANCILAAVRSKSGDEKDERVRRSIEQAIAAARLEPQIRGERLSLDDFKRLSNALVTARIDIV; encoded by the coding sequence ATGACGGATGACGGCGCGTCCTTTGGTTCACCGAAACAGTTGCTCGCTGCGCATGGCCTGCACGTGCGCAAGCGTCTCGGACAGAACTTCCTCGTCGATCCACGCTTCGCCGCTCGCGTCGCCGACGCGTTGCCGGCGGATGCATTCGTCATCGAGATCGGCGCGGGCACGGGGTCGCTGACCGCCGCGCTTGCGCAACGCGCACGGCGAGTCGCGACCATCGAGATCGACAGGGGTCTGGCTGCGATCGTGCGCGAGCGCTTCGCGGGCGTGGGGAACGTGAGGCTCGTCGAAGACGACGCGCTCGAATTCGATTTTGCCGGCGCTTTGCGGCCCGAAAACCCGCCGCGCGCCGTCTGCGGCAATCTTCCTTATTACATAACGACGCCGCTCATAGAGAAAATCCTCGATACCGTCGACTCATGGGAGTCGGCCGTGCTCATGGTACAGCGCGAATACGCACGCCGCTTGACGGCCGTACCGGGCACGCCCGATTACTCGAGCCTCACCGTGTTCGTCGGTTACCACTGTTCGGTCGAGAAGATATTCGACGTCGGCGCAGCGGGTTTTTATCCGGCGCCGACCGTGTCGTCGGCGGTCGTCCGCCTGACGCCGCGGGCGGATCGAGCCGCCGGCCTTGACGACGAACGAGTGCTTCTCAAGACGATACGCGCGGCGTTTTCGCAGCGACGCAAGACGCTCGCCAACTGCATCCTCGCAGCGGTCCGGTCGAAGTCAGGGGATGAAAAGGACGAGCGAGTCCGGCGATCCATCGAGCAAGCCATCGCGGCCGCACGACTCGAGCCCCAGATCCGCGGCGAGCGGCTGTCGCTCGACGATTTCAAGCGGCTTTCGAATGCACTCGTGACGGCGCGCATCGATATCGTCTAG
- a CDS encoding CPBP family intramembrane glutamic endopeptidase, producing the protein MKSEWSAAGCGLVGCFSYALFAIAQVVAFVIVLLRAHPEAVRLFTEQPPPPNLTELVQQWTIQISSAENLFWFAIAGDGFMVIFALIFAAAFLNAKGRALGLGVKTTGAQLGLGVAAGLALVLVADLVTAGQTRVVGQHPQAVAEILKTHKGGVSFIFDFLSVGVIAPFAEELLFRGVIFAGLAQRLPLYWAAAISGVIFGAAHLDPWSIVPLAVVGTGLALLYRRTGSLWPNVLAHATFNTFSLVLVYVFPKLAT; encoded by the coding sequence TTGAAATCGGAGTGGTCAGCCGCGGGCTGTGGGCTCGTCGGCTGCTTCAGTTACGCGCTGTTCGCCATCGCGCAGGTCGTCGCGTTCGTCATCGTCCTGCTGCGCGCACATCCCGAAGCGGTTCGGCTTTTCACGGAGCAGCCGCCGCCGCCGAACCTCACGGAACTCGTCCAGCAGTGGACCATCCAGATCAGTTCCGCTGAGAATCTTTTCTGGTTCGCCATCGCCGGCGACGGCTTCATGGTCATCTTCGCACTCATTTTCGCTGCCGCGTTCCTCAACGCGAAGGGCCGCGCGCTCGGGCTTGGCGTCAAGACCACCGGCGCTCAGCTCGGTCTCGGGGTCGCTGCGGGCCTCGCACTCGTGCTCGTCGCCGACCTCGTGACCGCCGGTCAAACGAGGGTCGTCGGCCAGCACCCCCAGGCCGTCGCCGAGATACTCAAGACGCACAAAGGCGGTGTGAGCTTCATCTTCGATTTCCTTTCGGTCGGCGTGATCGCGCCGTTCGCCGAAGAACTGTTGTTCCGAGGAGTCATCTTCGCCGGACTTGCGCAGCGGCTGCCGCTCTATTGGGCAGCTGCGATCAGCGGTGTCATTTTCGGAGCGGCCCACCTCGACCCGTGGAGCATCGTGCCGCTCGCCGTCGTCGGCACCGGTCTCGCGCTGCTTTACCGGCGCACGGGATCGCTGTGGCCGAACGTGTTAGCACACGCGACGTTCAACACGTTTTCGCTCGTGCTGGTCTACGTGTTCCCGAAGCTCGCGACCTGA
- a CDS encoding metallophosphoesterase, with translation MPYRILHIADVHLDMAFAGADAALGKRHREELRAAFERALALAKERRVDALCIAGDLYEDGRAGSDRAAYLRRVLGDLAPIRVFISPGNHDPHTPASMYERMGDIPDNVTIFGRRRFASATLDDGLTLWGFGHEHGIDRDPAIGDFTCEGPGTHLLLFHGSDRDHMPPDKDGVAPFSGAEIERTGAAYAMVGHFHGMLQAPRYAYPGSLEPHTVAQDGRHTASLVTVENGRVSPDFIDVNRVRYVDVDVDITRYGDRAELARAVEDRLASASAGDGAMYCRVRLGGAAQGSLELDAAALEADLAERFPGTRIVDGSAAIDLDAAAREGRTVRAHFVRTMRERIAAAPATERPLLEDALRYGMLAFARKSIPA, from the coding sequence GTGCCGTATCGCATCCTGCACATCGCAGACGTGCACCTCGACATGGCGTTCGCGGGCGCCGATGCAGCCCTCGGAAAACGGCATCGAGAGGAGCTGCGCGCGGCGTTCGAGCGTGCGCTCGCGCTCGCCAAGGAGCGTCGCGTCGACGCGCTGTGCATCGCGGGCGATCTATATGAAGACGGACGCGCGGGCAGCGACCGCGCCGCCTATCTGCGACGCGTTCTCGGCGATCTCGCGCCTATCCGCGTCTTCATCAGCCCGGGTAACCACGACCCTCACACGCCAGCTTCTATGTACGAGCGCATGGGCGACATTCCGGATAACGTCACGATCTTCGGCCGCCGGCGGTTCGCGTCGGCGACGCTCGATGACGGGCTCACGCTATGGGGCTTCGGCCACGAGCATGGGATCGATCGAGATCCGGCGATCGGCGATTTCACCTGTGAAGGGCCGGGAACGCATCTTCTTCTCTTCCACGGATCCGACCGCGACCACATGCCGCCCGACAAGGACGGCGTCGCGCCGTTCTCTGGCGCCGAGATCGAACGGACGGGCGCGGCCTACGCGATGGTCGGCCACTTCCACGGCATGCTCCAGGCACCGCGCTACGCCTACCCGGGTTCGCTCGAACCGCATACGGTCGCGCAGGACGGTCGACATACCGCCTCGCTCGTGACTGTCGAGAACGGTCGCGTTTCGCCCGATTTCATCGACGTCAACCGCGTGCGCTACGTCGACGTCGACGTCGACATCACGCGATATGGCGATCGGGCGGAGCTCGCGCGAGCGGTCGAAGACCGACTGGCGTCCGCAAGCGCCGGCGACGGCGCTATGTATTGCCGCGTGCGGCTTGGCGGCGCGGCGCAAGGGTCGCTCGAGCTCGACGCGGCCGCGCTCGAAGCCGACCTCGCCGAGCGCTTCCCGGGCACACGGATCGTCGACGGAAGCGCCGCAATCGATCTGGATGCCGCCGCGCGCGAAGGGCGGACCGTTCGCGCGCACTTCGTCCGGACGATGCGCGAGCGGATCGCCGCCGCGCCGGCGACCGAACGCCCGCTGCTCGAAGACGCCTTGCGTTACGGGATGCTCGCGTTCGCACGGAAAAGCATCCCGGCGTGA
- a CDS encoding AAA family ATPase: MKLERLVIAGFGRLRDLSLRFGDGLTVVYGPNEAGKSTIVECILRMLFGFPEAHHNKFRTRYEPWTGNGRFAAMLAYRLDDGRTFEVSRDFARADVPTETVDAVTRRMMPALSGNKSAAPGQEALQIPLEVFRSAAVLSASDIGVDEAASQALAERLAEIIGSAGDASAKEAIERLEEARNSIGLTGANTPLGKASREADDAEADLRRFREDRATFSETIREQAELTERAHDLAARRSRCAAALAAVKLRSLRSRITDATEARRRLDAALDERRAVDSGSPGAFERRDDIETAVEALRAAQQSEADTTARSVARAADRAALRHDVDVAGNELIEKRAAVARFDETLATHEAAAKDRPAISADTLATLEHEADEADAAESRARTLETAAAIARQLQRPSPLGALVGFVLSGAFLAVWLVTHALGFALGGVALAAVGIFFAVMFSGANRRRAQTIADAQTAAEEAGHVNDRATAALAARCRAVGCPNVAAVRAARTAQLEIEKVRVARDGASEAARILGQRRDALSQRLDDIDAIERDRRTAAAQAQERKRALDALLDHLSIAPGPIDGRIASYKQLRGADELAAHADAAAGNARAQLERALGGSTIDALEDDADRCAVQAASGGDAGEFADRSEADLTSELEALESEQRIVERALDAARGRNAEFERNHPVPVAELEERAQSAAAKRDRLRAVRLALETASAEIERVKDIVHRDFTPPLNDAVGKLGAAMTGGRYAEAWIDPADFAVRVRVPETATTQDASVLSTGTLQQLQLALRAALATTLGSGERVPILVDDALANADDVRAEAALIQAATLARAGQQIVFFTHRDALEARASSLVGVTVVRLDGPVTDSNPPAGQQDHARYSEAVPDASAQPATAGTPPSSGMLPGFST; this comes from the coding sequence GTGAAGCTCGAGCGCCTGGTCATCGCCGGTTTCGGCCGTCTCCGCGATCTTTCGTTGAGATTCGGCGACGGCCTCACGGTCGTCTACGGGCCGAACGAAGCCGGCAAGTCGACGATCGTCGAGTGCATACTACGCATGCTCTTCGGCTTTCCCGAGGCGCACCACAATAAGTTCCGTACGCGTTACGAGCCCTGGACCGGCAACGGCCGCTTCGCGGCGATGCTCGCGTACCGTCTCGACGATGGCCGCACGTTCGAGGTCTCGCGCGATTTCGCGCGCGCTGACGTACCGACCGAAACGGTCGACGCGGTCACGCGGCGCATGATGCCGGCGCTCAGCGGCAACAAGTCGGCGGCGCCCGGCCAAGAAGCGCTTCAGATCCCGCTCGAAGTCTTTCGTTCGGCAGCGGTGTTGAGCGCGAGCGATATCGGCGTCGACGAGGCGGCATCGCAGGCGCTCGCGGAGCGCCTCGCCGAGATCATCGGTTCGGCAGGCGACGCCAGCGCGAAGGAGGCGATCGAGCGCCTCGAAGAGGCTCGCAATTCGATCGGCCTGACCGGCGCGAACACGCCGCTCGGCAAGGCGAGCCGAGAGGCCGACGACGCCGAGGCCGATCTCCGCCGCTTTCGTGAGGACCGGGCCACCTTTTCGGAGACGATTCGCGAGCAGGCCGAGCTAACCGAGCGCGCTCACGATCTCGCTGCGCGAAGATCCCGGTGCGCGGCCGCCCTCGCGGCGGTCAAACTTCGAAGCTTGCGTTCCCGGATCACCGACGCCACCGAAGCGAGGCGGCGTCTCGATGCCGCGCTCGACGAGCGTCGCGCCGTCGACTCAGGATCGCCCGGCGCGTTCGAGCGGCGCGACGACATCGAAACCGCCGTCGAAGCGTTGCGCGCCGCCCAGCAGTCGGAGGCCGACACGACCGCTCGATCGGTCGCCCGCGCCGCCGATCGCGCCGCGCTGCGGCACGACGTCGACGTCGCCGGCAACGAGCTCATCGAGAAGCGCGCGGCCGTCGCGCGCTTCGACGAAACGCTTGCGACGCACGAAGCAGCCGCGAAAGATCGGCCCGCGATCTCGGCGGACACGCTCGCAACGCTCGAACACGAAGCGGACGAGGCCGACGCAGCGGAGAGCCGCGCGCGGACGCTCGAGACCGCCGCAGCGATCGCGCGCCAGCTACAGCGACCGTCGCCGCTGGGCGCATTGGTCGGGTTTGTACTGTCGGGAGCGTTCTTGGCCGTCTGGCTCGTCACACACGCGCTCGGGTTTGCGCTCGGCGGCGTCGCGCTCGCTGCTGTCGGCATTTTCTTCGCGGTCATGTTCAGCGGGGCGAATCGTCGCCGTGCTCAGACGATCGCCGACGCGCAAACAGCGGCCGAAGAAGCCGGCCACGTGAACGACCGGGCGACTGCGGCGCTTGCCGCCCGCTGCCGAGCGGTGGGATGTCCGAACGTCGCCGCAGTGCGAGCGGCGCGAACGGCGCAGCTCGAGATCGAGAAGGTTCGCGTCGCGCGTGACGGTGCGAGCGAGGCGGCACGCATCCTCGGTCAGCGACGCGATGCGCTCTCCCAGCGCCTCGACGACATCGACGCCATCGAGCGCGACCGGCGAACCGCAGCCGCGCAGGCCCAAGAGCGCAAACGCGCGCTCGATGCGCTGCTCGATCACCTTTCGATAGCGCCGGGGCCGATCGACGGTCGCATCGCCTCGTACAAGCAACTGCGAGGCGCCGACGAGCTCGCTGCGCACGCGGATGCAGCAGCCGGCAACGCTCGCGCCCAACTCGAGCGTGCGCTCGGCGGTTCGACGATCGATGCGCTCGAAGACGATGCCGATCGATGCGCGGTGCAAGCCGCGAGCGGCGGCGATGCGGGCGAGTTCGCGGATCGTTCGGAGGCCGACTTAACGTCGGAACTCGAGGCGCTTGAGAGCGAACAACGGATCGTCGAGCGCGCGCTTGACGCCGCGCGTGGCCGCAACGCTGAATTCGAGCGTAATCATCCGGTACCGGTCGCGGAACTCGAAGAGCGGGCCCAGTCGGCTGCGGCCAAACGCGATCGCCTGCGAGCGGTTCGCCTCGCGCTGGAAACCGCAAGCGCGGAGATCGAGCGCGTGAAGGACATCGTCCACCGCGATTTCACGCCGCCTCTCAACGACGCCGTCGGTAAGCTCGGCGCAGCGATGACCGGCGGACGCTATGCCGAGGCGTGGATCGATCCCGCCGACTTCGCGGTCCGCGTCCGCGTGCCCGAGACCGCGACGACGCAAGACGCGTCCGTTCTCTCGACCGGCACGCTCCAACAGCTTCAGCTCGCCTTGCGCGCCGCGCTCGCGACGACGCTCGGGAGCGGCGAACGAGTGCCGATCCTCGTCGACGATGCGCTCGCGAATGCGGACGACGTTCGAGCAGAAGCCGCGCTCATCCAAGCCGCGACGCTCGCGCGAGCCGGCCAGCAGATCGTGTTCTTCACCCATCGCGACGCGCTCGAGGCGCGCGCGTCGTCCCTCGTCGGCGTCACAGTCGTGCGACTCGACGGTCCGGTCACCGATTCTAACCCGCCAGCCGGCCAGCAAGATCACGCCCGCTATTCCGAAGCTGTTCCGGACGCTAGCGCGCAGCCCGCGACTGCCGGCACACCGCCGAGCTCCGGCATGCTGCCGGGCTTCTCGACCTGA
- a CDS encoding glycosyltransferase family 1 protein — protein sequence MPDLFPRLVEPRLRDATGVADISAIRQADARKFGVQLVWYPWNGMTWTTTLPSVVTVHDLWPFVSPADEQRKRDREQSHYLRAVESATRFIAVSRFTADEMVERLKIDRARIDVIPHGVARLTIDDVAPARLPSGDRYVLFVGETEARKDVATLARAAALLPQSLRSSIVFVVAGKKQRTMADVFATPGVRFDILGEVSDGRLASLFAGASAFVFPSRYEGFGLPVLEAMSYGVPVIASDAPAVKEAAGDAALIFTAGDAAALASALERALTDVDLSRRLSEAGRARAASMTVDLCAERTLEAFGRALAA from the coding sequence GTGCCGGATCTCTTCCCGCGGCTCGTCGAGCCGCGGCTGCGCGACGCGACAGGCGTCGCCGATATCTCGGCGATTCGCCAAGCTGATGCGCGCAAGTTTGGCGTTCAACTCGTCTGGTATCCGTGGAACGGCATGACGTGGACGACGACGCTGCCTTCGGTCGTCACGGTCCATGATCTCTGGCCGTTCGTATCGCCTGCCGACGAACAGCGCAAGCGTGACCGCGAGCAGAGCCACTATCTGCGCGCGGTCGAGTCGGCGACGCGCTTCATCGCCGTATCCCGGTTCACCGCAGACGAGATGGTCGAGCGGCTGAAGATCGATCGCGCGCGCATCGACGTCATCCCGCACGGAGTCGCGCGACTGACGATAGACGACGTCGCGCCTGCCCGCTTGCCGAGCGGCGATCGATACGTCCTTTTTGTCGGCGAGACGGAGGCGCGAAAGGATGTCGCGACGCTCGCCCGCGCGGCGGCGCTACTACCTCAGTCGCTCCGATCGTCGATTGTTTTCGTCGTCGCGGGTAAAAAACAGCGTACGATGGCTGATGTGTTTGCCACGCCCGGCGTTCGCTTCGACATCCTCGGCGAGGTGAGCGACGGGCGACTTGCTTCCTTGTTTGCCGGTGCATCGGCGTTCGTCTTTCCGTCGCGCTACGAGGGCTTTGGTCTGCCCGTCCTCGAGGCGATGAGCTACGGCGTGCCGGTCATCGCGTCCGACGCGCCTGCCGTCAAAGAAGCCGCCGGCGATGCAGCTTTGATCTTCACTGCCGGCGATGCAGCTGCGCTTGCTTCCGCGCTCGAACGGGCGCTCACCGACGTCGACCTGTCGCGGCGGTTGTCGGAGGCCGGTCGCGCACGTGCCGCGTCGATGACGGTCGATCTCTGTGCCGAGCGGACGCTCGAGGCTTTCGGTCGTGCGCTCGCGGCCTGA
- a CDS encoding glycosyltransferase family 1 protein, with translation MRIGVDADNLLHDRRGIGRYVRALLRRWLSNDGDVDLTLLVSHPFPGMLTKRLAAALGLARVAVANRSYARRHGFDVVWHPWNGIFFRTDCRDVATIHDVWPFVDAPADDPALAQHRQEPFLHAASRASRIITDSQFSKGEIVRHLGVGEGRIEVIPLGVDADLLNARPPHVDIAGAQRYVLFVGEAEARKDLPTLLRAMGLLPQELRATTAIVVAGKSASSVSVPAGVRIHFAGEVDDERLEALYASAAVFAFPSRYEGFGLPVLEAMALGAPVVASDAASVPEAGGDAALYFPAGDASGLAAQLGRVLSDGSLAQELREKGKRRAADMSWDRCAAATLAVLRSTAATSI, from the coding sequence TTGCGGATCGGCGTCGATGCGGACAATCTCTTGCACGACCGACGCGGCATCGGGCGCTACGTCCGGGCGCTGCTTCGTCGCTGGCTTTCAAACGACGGCGACGTCGACCTGACGCTGCTCGTCTCCCACCCGTTTCCCGGCATGCTGACGAAGCGGCTGGCGGCCGCGCTCGGCCTTGCTCGGGTCGCGGTCGCGAATCGTTCCTACGCGCGGCGCCACGGTTTCGACGTCGTCTGGCACCCGTGGAACGGCATCTTCTTCCGCACCGACTGCCGCGACGTCGCGACTATCCATGACGTTTGGCCATTCGTCGACGCACCTGCCGACGACCCGGCGCTCGCACAGCACCGGCAAGAGCCGTTCCTTCACGCGGCGTCTCGCGCGTCGCGCATCATAACAGACTCACAGTTCTCGAAAGGCGAAATCGTGAGACATCTCGGTGTCGGCGAAGGCCGGATCGAGGTGATCCCGCTTGGCGTCGATGCAGATCTATTGAACGCAAGGCCGCCGCACGTCGACATCGCAGGAGCGCAGCGCTACGTCCTCTTCGTCGGGGAAGCTGAGGCGCGCAAAGATCTGCCGACGCTGTTGCGAGCGATGGGTTTGTTACCCCAGGAGCTGCGCGCGACGACGGCTATCGTCGTCGCCGGCAAGAGCGCGTCATCCGTGTCGGTCCCCGCTGGCGTCCGAATCCACTTCGCCGGCGAAGTCGACGATGAGAGACTTGAAGCGCTCTATGCAAGCGCGGCAGTGTTCGCATTCCCCTCACGCTACGAAGGGTTCGGGCTGCCGGTGCTCGAGGCGATGGCGCTCGGCGCGCCGGTCGTCGCTTCCGATGCGGCGAGCGTTCCCGAAGCGGGCGGCGACGCAGCTTTGTACTTCCCAGCGGGCGACGCGAGCGGGCTCGCCGCGCAACTGGGGCGCGTCCTCTCCGACGGATCGCTCGCGCAAGAACTTCGTGAAAAGGGAAAACGGCGCGCGGCGGACATGTCGTGGGACCGCTGTGCGGCTGCGACGCTCGCCGTGCTGCGGAGCACGGCAGCCACGTCCATATAG
- a CDS encoding LuxR C-terminal-related transcriptional regulator codes for MSDLRSDRQAYESWCRRGLEVGGTKLPRVAAHLRLNLATALKDRGALEEALLAGEVAYIDAHNGGKTLRVQAGCSLALTYSMLGKFVDAFRIVSEIQRYDVSDRWLRAIQFVAGRVFEMSDDLDSALGCYEGVGVAWVDRFEPEGTDVRAKAGEARVLYQLGRIKELHSVRESAMKGFERGWPLGASLRAEIEGYALIADGCIDEGVTSLLDAARTSKERFRAAYLKATAGLAKADRDLINTAICELDEMGAQIASESIRRKARGIGLRPRHRPRSKLAVTGSDVRIASLIRAGKTNAEIGAQLGLSTKTVEHYVSNMLAKLGLRSRAQLAATIGSDSE; via the coding sequence GTGTCGGATCTTAGAAGCGACCGCCAGGCCTACGAGTCCTGGTGCCGCCGAGGTCTCGAAGTCGGCGGCACGAAGCTGCCGCGTGTCGCCGCACACCTGCGCTTGAATCTTGCGACGGCGCTCAAGGATCGAGGCGCGCTCGAGGAGGCCTTGCTAGCAGGCGAAGTCGCGTACATAGACGCGCACAATGGCGGCAAGACGCTTCGTGTCCAGGCCGGGTGTTCTCTCGCGCTGACGTACTCGATGCTAGGAAAATTCGTCGATGCATTTCGGATCGTCAGCGAGATACAACGCTATGACGTGTCGGATCGCTGGCTTCGAGCGATCCAATTCGTCGCGGGCCGCGTGTTCGAGATGTCGGACGATCTGGATTCAGCGCTCGGCTGTTACGAAGGGGTTGGTGTCGCCTGGGTCGACCGGTTCGAACCTGAGGGCACCGACGTTCGCGCCAAGGCTGGTGAGGCGCGGGTGCTCTATCAGCTAGGCCGCATCAAAGAGTTGCATTCGGTGCGGGAATCCGCCATGAAGGGATTCGAGCGCGGTTGGCCGTTGGGTGCGAGCTTACGCGCTGAGATCGAAGGCTACGCCCTCATAGCCGATGGGTGCATCGACGAGGGTGTTACATCGCTGCTCGATGCGGCCCGTACGTCGAAGGAACGGTTCCGTGCGGCGTACCTCAAGGCGACGGCGGGTTTGGCAAAAGCCGATCGTGATCTCATCAACACCGCTATCTGCGAGCTCGACGAGATGGGAGCACAGATCGCCTCCGAGTCGATCCGACGCAAAGCGCGTGGGATCGGCCTGCGGCCGCGGCACCGCCCGCGCTCGAAGCTCGCGGTCACCGGATCTGACGTGCGCATCGCATCGCTCATCCGCGCCGGCAAGACGAATGCCGAGATCGGCGCGCAACTCGGTTTGAGCACGAAGACGGTCGAGCACTACGTCTCGAACATGCTCGCGAAGCTCGGGCTGCGATCGCGAGCCCAGTTGGCCGCGACGATAGGTTCGGACTCCGAGTAG
- a CDS encoding rhomboid family intramembrane serine protease, with protein sequence MSLRYAPVTIALVVINILVYGADQLSPQYGDSGVHRLMFLGAIIPELVARGEYYRIVTAGFLQFNLQHIAFNMYAMTQAGMVVENIWGSGRFAIIYFSALIAGGIAAYESTIHTADITAGASGAIMGLFGAIFALGLRVPRLRRTLVGWALFPILATLAVGFTQPGISNAGHIGGVIAGAIVGFALPATRLRKDDVEESA encoded by the coding sequence ATGAGCCTTCGCTACGCGCCCGTGACGATCGCGCTCGTCGTGATCAATATTCTGGTGTATGGAGCGGATCAGCTATCGCCGCAGTACGGCGATTCCGGCGTGCATCGCCTCATGTTCCTAGGCGCGATCATCCCGGAGCTCGTCGCGCGCGGGGAATACTACCGGATCGTCACCGCCGGCTTCTTGCAGTTCAACCTGCAGCACATCGCATTCAACATGTACGCAATGACGCAGGCGGGCATGGTCGTCGAGAACATCTGGGGCAGCGGACGCTTCGCGATCATCTATTTTAGCGCGCTCATCGCGGGCGGCATTGCGGCATACGAGTCGACGATCCACACCGCCGACATAACGGCGGGTGCGTCAGGCGCGATCATGGGTTTGTTCGGCGCGATCTTCGCCCTCGGGTTAAGAGTGCCGAGGCTGAGAAGGACGCTCGTCGGTTGGGCGCTTTTCCCGATACTGGCGACGCTGGCGGTCGGCTTCACACAGCCGGGAATCTCAAATGCCGGGCATATCGGCGGCGTCATCGCGGGCGCGATCGTCGGATTCGCCTTGCCTGCGACGCGGCTCCGCAAGGATGACGTAGAAGAAAGCGCCTAG